The following proteins are co-located in the Rattus norvegicus strain BN/NHsdMcwi chromosome 19, GRCr8, whole genome shotgun sequence genome:
- the LOC134483205 gene encoding disks large homolog 5-like — protein sequence MFSCLRKRFGRGNVDCGETRVKESGLSSLSNDGQRQHFWGMWNAGRETSSPETALSEKQAKKEKERLIKELQLITKERNDLRYRLRFLTERSKNNRPHFRPNPYYEDLERMEEVVMSILHNLEMENTEIHENSHKLKKEITFSRNLLSQLLMENTCRKKLVPQMQGSKEGHLDCALNQKYLVDFNKKDKDQQRPDPASSGRDEQLS from the exons atgttttcctgtcttcgcaagcgttttgggagggggaacgtcgattgtggagagactagagtgaaggagtctggcctttcgtctctaagtaatgatggacaaagacagcacttctggggaatgtgga acgctgggagagaaacatcttcccctgaaactgccctaagcgagaagcaggccaagaaggaaaaggagaggctgattaaagagctgcagctcattaccaaggagagaaatgacctgagatatcgcctgaggtttctgacagagagatccaagaaCAACAG gccacacttcaggccaaatccgtATTacgaagacctggagagaatggaggaggtggtcatgtcaattctgcacaacttagagatggagaacactgagatccatgagaacagccataagctgaagaaggagattaccttctctag aaacctgctcagccagctcctgatggagaacacatgtaggaagaagttggtcccacagatgcaggggagcaaggagggacatcttgattgtgcactgaaccagaaatatttggttgacttcaacaagaaagataaagaccagcaacgtccagatcCAGCATCatcaggtagggacgagcagctgagttag